The proteins below come from a single Miscanthus floridulus cultivar M001 chromosome 1, ASM1932011v1, whole genome shotgun sequence genomic window:
- the LOC136467447 gene encoding zinc finger BED domain-containing protein RICESLEEPER 2-like, whose translation MRCAAHIVNLIVRDGLQEVDLSIKHVRAAIRYIKNGTSRLLKFKEIAEEEKVDSKAFLKLDVPIRWNYTYLMLKAAIVYEKVFLKLAEDDTNYVIDLSEARDGFGHPDEDDWDNAKKMAQFLHHFHDLTVRISSSLQVTCNTFFHEIGEVHLLIQEWLNSEDNLQVSMGMRTKEKFDKYWGLWHTSSKDNDMQQQEQDRDKGRSKGRGRRRTRTRRTSIYSYLWLHSLIQEYRNMYAPSEETTQVIDADQSKRGAGGMLKEKIAKRMKLSNCSTSTNKSELEKYLAEDTKDTEKKMDILGWWKGPFARFDINPRPRMASHGISWVSGAHVRFGDLDLILTVEGELAWAPVVVQPFHSTNLDAVTKALEELRLHTPEVHARGSGQLLDFDYGRLVCQLGAFLGP comes from the exons ATGAGGTGTGCAGCCCACATTGTGAATCTTATTGTAAGAGATGGTTTGCAAGAAGTGGATCTCTCTATTAAGCATGTTAGGGCTGCTATTAGATATATCAAAAATGGGACTTCAAGATTGCTCAAGTTTAAAGAAATTGCTGAGGAAGAGAAAGTGGACAGCAAAGCTTTTTTGAAACTTGATGTTCCGATAAGGTGGAATTACACATATTTGATGTTGAAGGCTGCAATTGTGTATGAGAAAGTGTTCTTAAAGTTAGCTGAAGATGACACTAATTATGTTATTGATCTGTCTGAAGCAAGGGATGGTTTTGGGCATCCTGATGAAGATGATTGGGACAATGCAAAGAAGATGGCACAATTTCTACATCATTTCCATGACCTTACTGTTCGTATCTCTTCTTCTCTCCAAGTCACTTGCAACACTTTCTTTCATGAGATTGGAGAAGTCCATCTGTTGATTCAAGAATGGCTGAATAGTGAAGATAATTTGCAAGTATCAATGGGGATGAGAACGAAAGAGAAATTTGATAAATACTGGGGACTTTGGCACACCAGTAGCAAGGACAATGACATGCAGCAACAAGAGCAAGATAGGGATAAAGGGCGGAGCAAGGGCAGGGGAAGGAGAAGGACAAGGACAAGGAGAACATCAATTTATTCATATTTGTGGCTGCATTCCTTGATCCAAG AATATAGGAACATGTATGCTCCAAGTGAAGAAACAACTCAAGTAATTGATGCTGATCAATCTAAGAGAGGTGCAGGAGGAATGCTTAAAGAAAAAATCGCCAAGAGGATGAAGCTGAGCAATTGTTCTACCAGCACCAATAAATCTGAACTTGAGAAATATCTTGCTGAAGATACTAAAGACACAGAAAAGAAAATGGACATTCTTGGTTGGTGGAAA gggccttttgcacgtTTCGACATCAACccgaggcctcggatggctagtcacggcatcaGTTGGGtctcgggcgcacacgtgcgttttggGGACCTGGACCTCATCCTCACGGTGGAGGGAGAGCTGGCGTGGGCACCTGTCGTTGTTCAACCCTTCCACTCCACCAACCTCGATGCGGTCACCAAGGCGCTCGAGGAGCTGCGGCTGCATACGCCGGAGGTTCACGCCCGTGGGAGCggccagctcctcgacttcgactatgggaggttgGTGTgtcagctcggtgccttcctaggaccctaa